DNA from Pomacea canaliculata isolate SZHN2017 linkage group LG9, ASM307304v1, whole genome shotgun sequence:
gtatgtgtttgtacatgcatgtgtacatgaacTTGTATATATGCccacatgcatgcatttatgggtgagacagagaaagtgcAAGTGTGAAAGAGAATTATCAAAAAAATACACAAGATTTAAGAAACTATTTATAGTTTATGAATAGTACTATCAATGCAGAGCAATAGCATTGGTCCCATGGTCATGTGGCAGTCCTGTAGCTCACTAAAAAAAATGCCCaaccttttccattttttaaatacatgaacTAGTCTGCACAGATTTACGTGTGTAAGAGTGtaaatactcatctgaaaagAGCTTTCAGCACATAGCTTTTAATCAAAAACTCCTTGCTGAAGGAATTCATTAAGAAGCAATAAAGCTGACAAGTCTATCAAACAACCTGTGTCAGCAAGTTTACTCCAAGAAGGACACATTTCCAAGTTAAATGGGTGAAAGACTTCTTTCTAGGCATATGTCAtctcctctctttccctcccctaTTTCCTCAACTCTCTGCTACACCCCTCTCTTTTCTGAATGTTCTGGCCTGCACTGCAGTTTCATGAAGTTTTGCAACCCATGTTTTATAGGAATCAAACAGGCATTCAGTGTTGAACAGATACCGCAAAGTGCAGCAGGGAACAACAGGCTATCCAGTGCAAGCCCCACTGGCACTGCTTAAACTTGGCACATATGAAAATGAAGCCTGATAAGGGCCATATGCCACTGCTAATCCAGTCTGAATTTTAACGTTTGTATGATAAGCTGAATTCATTTTGGGACAGCTATCCTCATCACAGCAGCTTCAGAAATTACTTGGCAATTTGGAAATTACTTAAACAATATTCACATTACTGATGCACTTTTTCATTCAACCTAGCAATCCCACTCTTTTATTGCTTTCCCCTCTACTTTATATTAGCCACCAGGTTAACTACCCTCATCatgaattgaattttttttaaattacaaccTGAAATTTGgtactttcataaaaaaaaaaaaaaaaaaaagcttaggGGTCAAAGGGCTTATGGTCTAGTAAATTCAAATTGCAGTAAAACTTAAAGCTGCCGTTAATGAATGTCTATCAGAGTATTAAAGCTGTAGACCAACACTCACTAATCAGTGCCCTTAATATCAAAAACATCACATCAAATCCTGCCCACTATAAAATacattcagtttattttaaaactttaagtagctcttttattattttagtaatacccaaaatgattaaaaattcatattattgtactcaagtaaaacattttacgATGATGTGTGTAAAACAAAGAGGAAGATGACACAAAGGACCGTGTGGCCTCCTGCCTTTGCTTTTATATGTGAATACATTGGTTGTGAAGGGCTCTTTGTTTTTGAGGACATGTAATATTAGAAGACTACATGAATTTCCAAAGAATATGTGCCTTGTAATGACACACCAAGGCAACTCATAACCAAATGCTAGTTGAAGATGTCTTTGTACTAGCCCTACCATCACATTTCCTTTTCAAACTGTTCGTGCCATCACTGAAAGGGAGGGTGAGGggatgaaattcaacaacagcaacaacaacaacaacaacaaaaatgcttcTTCTGGTGTTGTAAAGAACCCAAAGTCAAGGGCAGCTCAACATATTTCTATCACCTGCTGGATCTGGCAGGCTAGCTAAGTCAGGGAGTGTGCCCACATGCCATGGTGCCTAAAGTGGTGTGATGAAATTATGGCACCACTGATCTCTGCTCACACCATTCTTTCATGAAGTTCTTGTTAGTCAGGCCTGAGGCAGGACTGGTCCCTAAGATGCTTCTCTTTTCAAAGTACTGTTGGTTTTTTTGCTATAATTTCAAGGTGTAGCTTCTTTATACTAGGCACCTACAGCTGACAAcacctatttaaaaaaaatcacatttggTCTGACAAGAAGCTAGAATACTCGTTAACATGACTTTTATATAAATGTGTCAAACCTATTGCATATATGTTACATAAAGTCTTTTTCTATCATTGTATGTGACTACCAACTTGTTCTATTTGCTGcgaaacaaagataaagaagTTTTTGTCTCGTCAACCTGTGTTGCACTTTGCATGGTTGAGAAATAAATCTACTGTTAGCTTATTCCTTGTTAATCCTTGAGGAGCacagggctgcaacaacacttCACCAGCGAatccggttttgggcagcctccCTCAGTTGGGCTCATGTGGTTCCAACCTTCGTTGCCtgactctctactgttctttaccaagtctgctttggtctcccaactctcctcttcccctaagGGTTCCactcaagtgcctgcctggcaatggtgtcagctggtttgtgcagggtgtgtcctatccagccccatttgtactttttgatgtcttgactagtggcattctggttggttcttttccagaggctgctgttggagatctttccaggccatcttattcctaGAATATGGCAAAGGCATCgcttggtaaaggtctggagcttcttgttgatggtgtttgtcactatCCAGGTTTCAGAATCATACAGCAGGACTGCCtttacattggtgttgaagatgcagttcttactgctgaaggataatgcttgggagttccagatgggccgtaggctgttgaaagtatgcctggccttgttgatgccccctttgatgtcatcatccgctccaccatccttgttgacaatgctcacCAGATACATGAAGCGATctgtttccagaatgttctctTCCTGAAGTTGGATTGTGAgttctgcttgttgttgaaaATCTAATGTGCTATGGCATAAATATctcagcttgaaaaaaaaacccacatttaTTAGCAAAAATCTACGATCATGGTGGTTGAGAACGACCTTTTCTGCAAAGATCAATGTTAATTGCTGAGAATTTGCTtgtatttgtataaaaaaacaCCATCCATATCTGCAGCCTTATCATTCAGACAGAGATAAGAATAGCTCAGGCCAGCATTGTCAGCCATGTTGAACTTTACACATGAGAATGGTTGGTGATAGGTTTCATCACAAGTAATTGCAAAGTTCTAGATAATGATTTGTTTAGtgaaaaaagaactttctgaACATAAGGTGCAGTAAAGGTAACTAACCCTaactttttcaggtcgttggggggCGGataaggtgttagagacctcacttttctcagggccagcgatgcatgagggtggtgcccatctcctcttcctcattgttttaccttccccaaccctctattgAGTCAGGTAACCATAACCGGGAGCAGATTGCTGCACTAATTGGGCATTGAACCAGCATGCTCTCAGTTCAgatgccagcgctctaaccactcagctatccaTTTCTGAACATACCTAATGCACAAGTGTTATTTTCAACAGATTTTTCATAGGCGTATtgtcaaagtttactttatttttcaaaaagaaaatttttcccCTCACCCctaaaacaaagatttaaaaaataaccccCAAAAAACTTGTGATCTTTCTGCTTCTTGTCGGATGTGATTCTCAATTCCAATCCATAAAATCAGTAAGCAGCGTGGAATTTTCTGGTGGTACTGTTTTCGTCAAAAATGGCTGGAAAGCAAGTGAGTGTCTAAGGTAGTTTGTCTTCCACACACAGAGCAATAAGACAgacccaaaaataaaatactaaatacaACAGAGGGAAGAAGCCCAAtcattaattgtatttttttcaaaacaaaacagaggtATAATGTACCAAAAATCAGTTTGAAAACACCAAGGTTTTGTGAGTTTCCATTTCCGCTACCAGGTAAATGCCACTAGctactttaaaagtttaaaacatacACTATCATGCCCACATCATTGCATTTTGTGCGGGAAGCCAATACCTTTCTGTTTGGTCTTAATATAGTAGGAAGCAATGACACAGACTGACCAGAATACTACAAtctgacaattttaaaaatacactaaAAGCAATAGTCATGTCTTGTACATACGGTTGTCTTTCACTATATCGCGGTTCACTTATTGTGGCTTCACTGCGctgtggttttgttttaaaaagtacttttaatATCTGTATTGCAGAGTTTTTGCTATATTGCATAATTTTGAAGTGTAGAGGTATGTACATAATTTTATCTTagcttaaaaatgtaaagcaatataaaaaatataaaacgttaattcaaatatattaaaagaatattaaatcaaaataaaatacactatGTACAGGTATTTCATAAGCAGATGAATACCGTACTATACACCATACTCTACCCCACTACCGATTGTGCAAGTTTGCCGATGTAAGATTGTACACAGCACACTGTTGGCTGATGGAACAGAAGGCGGCCAACCGCAACAATGTGTACCCATATAGCATTTTACATgttgttaaaattaaataagttTAAGAGTGTAGAAAGTATTTAAGAGCATATGAAGAGTTTATAAGAGTGAGGGCAACGTTAATAAGAGACTGGgaagggtttataaagccttaaatatatatatataataaaaaaatatatataatgctgctacttcacaGATTTTCATCTATCATGGGATGAAGTTTAATTGACAAGACCATTTCTTTTCAATCAAATGCATAATACTTTTGAATCTTGAACTATGTGAAAACACCCACTTTTCATTGCCCTTCACTAACATAAAATCTCAgtacaattgtttttttttgttctctctggTAGACACCGTGTGCATTTCTGCAGGCATTGCATGTTGATAGCAGCCaatgtaattaattttataGTTCTTACAAAAAGAACtgattttgttaatttgttgaAAGCATTCACTGTTACCACCAGCCTATGAATATGACAAATACTAACACCGCATTTACTATGTAATCAAGACTGTCAGAAGCAGTGACCAAAGGTAGCATGTCAACTATAGTGAGAGCTAATGTCTTAAGaaaatcatcataaaaataaaatggttaacATCTGCATGTActaaggaaaaggaaaaaaatagacattgtGTACAAGCATATAAATCACTAATATATGATAATTAGTGCTTATATTCAACAGTCCTTAACATGTttagattaaaatttttaaggATGACACACTAAAAATGCATGccgaaaataaaaataatgctaaTTTACAGatccaataaaaatataaactgatcCTAGCATATGATAGTGTGACTTCTGATCTTTAGACTTTACAATGATACAAAAGCGATACATTCACCTGTATTTTATAAAACCTGTATTTTAAAGTGTGAATTTTTTCAGTATGTTGATTAACAAATTACATAAGATATTCAGCACTTTATTATAAACAGGCTTTAAATAAATAGTATAGTTTATATGCTATAGTCCAAATGAATCTGTCCAAACACAGGCTAATTTAAGTGTTCTAAGCACATTTAAAACAAGCTAAACTAAGCTATGGCGTTCAGTACATTTAAGTGtgttaaatgcattttcaaCCAGATATTTTCAACTTAATGATGAGTTAATTGGGACACATTCTATCGCAAGTCAAGAAGCAGCTATACCGCATTGAAAATAATTCACTTTATGCTTGACTATAATATACATGCAACTTTTGCTATGAAGAACTATCTTTTCTACAATCTGCTTAAAGTCTTTTCAAATGCATCCTAACAGATGTGCATTGCAAAAGCATGGCTCACCTGTTCCTTCAGTTTAAGTGCAGCCTTGTAAAACATGGTGTCTTTAGAGTTGTAAGTGATGCAGTTGTTGACAATGAGTTCAAAGTCATCATGAAAGTCATCTAACGAACGATATTCATGACCATCCACCTTTGCTCTCATGCTGGAGAAGTCCATAGGAGTTTTGATGTAATCCAGATAATCAGGGACCTGCATGAAAATATGCATGACACATATAGGACAAGATGAAAGATGATAGAAATTAAAGTCCTAGCACACAATTATATTTACTGGACAAAGACTGAATAAGACAGGTAACTTTTTGTGATTTGTATGTACatgagagagggaagagaaggTATCATTTTATGCCCTCATGCATTCTGAGTATCCACTTCGTGCAGCACTCACATAAAACACTGCCATTATAATAAGTCCCATCATAACAACGTTAAGAATTAGACCTCACCTCAAAAATACTTGGCTAAAATCCTTCTAAAGTGAGACCAACATTTTCTTATcactaaaatacaaaatatcaagTAAAACACTTGATATACTGTTGCCAGATCATCAAGCacagtaaaattaattatttccTTGTAAACTGATGCTGCATGTCAAATTACCTCTTCAAGAGAAACAGGTTCTGCAAAAATGCTCTCTGTGTCTTTTTCCTGTAATTGATCTAAAGTCTGACGAAGCAGAAGAGTAAATGGTTGCAGTTGTAATTCTAGTGCCATCTGATGCAAACGCAactgaaaaaagcaagaaatcaAGATCATCGTCCAACTTCAATAATATCCCAGATCTCTTGTAAGAAATCAAGAGAAAAAGGTAAAGCATCGATGCACTTACAAAAACCACTTCTTTTTCATCAAACTTCAACCTCTGGATTTCTCtttcaatacaatttttttgtaatgcttAGTACATTCGCTTCAGCAGTCAACTTAAGTCTATAAGCAACTTTTGGTCCCTGCAACAGCAATCAGAATTAGAAAACACTTCGTCTCGTGTGTTAATCATAGAtgacattctttcttttaacatttaaatattagCTGATTCAGATTTCTTGCATAGGGACAAAAGTGATATTAATGGAAAATTTAATTCCGACTTATAacaggtgttaaaaaaaaaaagtaatgtcatATCTTGCTGACCAAAGAGATCATCTTCGGTAATGCTTACTTACCTGTTCTCGCTTaagcttctctctttttcttattaGTTCTACCAGTAGCCTTGCTTTTTCTAGATCCTGTCGAAGCCGTTGCCAGTATTTCAACTGCTCTCGAAGGGCATTACTCTGCTTGTCATTTTTCATCTGTGATAATAAGATACTACTAGAATATGCTTTCAGGGTAAAAACAGATATCCTCTAAAATgtcttcaaaattgtttttcagaaTGTATTCAGAATTCCAGctttaacattttctgcaacTGGGGCAACAGGCACAATAATAAGAGACTTAGCAGTAGTGTTTTTCTGCCACTTTGTTCCATAACCTTTTCTTAAGACTGACTGCACTGTTGTCATGCTAATTTCAGTCACAATCTGGCCACCCCATCAAGAGTTATAAGGTATAAACTCTTcttagatatttaaaatatatctctctcacacacacacactctttatTCAAAAACAGAAGCACATTCATTTATATGCACACTGACAAAAAGTAGTAAAAAACTTACATGGTCTCTGTTACGAGTCATATGATTGGACTGCAGGCGGCGTAATAGTGGAACACCAAAACGAGACTGTCTCTTTAATGTCCAGTAACTCAAAAGACGCTTCAAAAATTGATCACGCTTAGGTATGGACACCATTGCAGCAATTTTAGTTAATCttggaaaggaaaacaaaaacaacctcaAATTAAACTAAAGTTATCTTgtagttttatgtttttctaGCTTTCTGTAAAGACAAAATGTATGCATTTATGTTAATCATTTAATTTGAACAACAATTTAATCAGGTCTTTTGACCTTCTGCAAAATGCAATATGGTTCCTCAGAAGTTAATTTCAATGAATATGCTCTACAGATTAAAAAGTGTGCAAAAGCAATAAATTTCATATGGAAACTATACGTCTGAAGACTAATGCAACAATGTACAGTATCAAAACTGTTCTGGCATATGTCAGCTATAAATGTACACATTTCATGCTATATATACACAGCATATCCCATCTTCCTTGCTATATTAAAATAACTGTGGTTGTTATGAAACTCTTTATGGCCATATGATGTATTAAAATTAGTCCTACAGATGGGGTCACTGACAAACTGTGCTTTTAACActcattgaaaattttttaaaaaaggaactATAATAAGCAAAGCTGTACAAGACATAAAAGCTATTGGCAAATTAGCtcaatgaaagggtgtgaaacataattatataaattcaCCATGATTAAGTTTACTCAAATATAATGGAAACAAAGGAGAATGTTTTTCATCGAATTAGCAATTAGGATAATATGGCAAGGTAGATGACCCTACAAACAGGTGCTAAAACTATGATTCAAAATGTTCAGTTACCTATACACAATGAACAACCAATAGAAATATATCCATCTTATTCACAAAGGCACAAAATCAAGTACAAGCCATATGTTTTGTCTTGTAAAAAAGACCATTCTTAACTgatttacatttacttttcagaaaatatattcATCAAACATGTATGTTAAACTTTCTCCTTAAACAGTAAATGATTAAATGCCATTTAATTatggtgtaaaaaaaaaagggtgctGAATTGGTACACGAAGTACCCAAGATCTTGTTTTACACAACCTGCCGATTCTGAATTTTgatcaataaattttatttaacactACCAAAAAACCTTAAAAGAATGTATCACTGTGATGCTATCATTAGTCTTAGAACTTTAAAGGTTAAAGAAGCACATGTTTCTAGATCATAAGGTATCAACAATTCCAGCCACCACTTCAAATGTCAACTAGCTGGAATATACAACCAGTCAGTAAAATATTTAGGTTTAAACCAGTTCGACCTAAACCTAAGCCATTTTTTCAGTCATGTTATGATAGTTTTATCTTAATAATCAAATTTAATGTTATATACATGTGTTATAGACATCACTCTATGACTGCTCCCATAACTCGGTGCTCCTGAACAACCAGGTTGATAAGATAGTTCCCCAAAGTTAGTATTTTGCAAGGAGTGCCATCTGTCCCTAGTGCTATTTAACTGGGTCCAGCCAGTGTCAGTTAAGGgaataataatgacaattaaAGACATTAACTACCTAACTAGTTAAACTTACgctaagagaaaataataaataatcaagtgCTTCTTTAAATCAAGCTTACCTTTGTTGTGGTATAATGGGGATTGAAACTACTGGTACAGCATTCCTTTTTTCTGCAAGTATTTTCCTAGCTTTCCGCATTTTTATCCTGGATTTTGCTTTGGCCTCCTTAGCTGAAATGCTATTTGTGGGACTATCATCATCAGCAAGCATAGGAGTCCAGTCACTGTTAGCAGGTGTGTGTACATCACAGAATGCAGTTTTCCTCACACCAGCTGCCACACCACTTGGACCTGGTTCTTTGATAGCTTCTATTTTCATAAACAATCCTGCTTGCTGAGCACAAGTCACATGGAAGGCAGTGTAGCAGTTTGTTTTGTGACACTGTATGCATGCTCCTGAGcctctttgtttacaaatgtaacAAGTAAGTTTTTTGCGTGCTGGTGGAATGCGTTCCAAGCTGTCAATAGGTTCCAGAAACACTGTGTTTGCAAAACCCACTTCAGGTACCCATAAAGCACACACAACATGGGACCAACGACCATCATCTGTCTGCTTGAATGCACCTCCTTTGTTAGGACAGAGACAGCAGTCCACAGCTCTTGAAGGAGACTGAAGACATCTGCGACAAAGCCACTGTCCTTCAGGTATATAAGGAACACCATAACACTCCTGATGCACAGCAAGATTGCACATGTCACAGAACAAAATCACATTGCTGTTTTGACACTCTCCATCCATGCAAATAGAGCAGACTGCATCCTCATCAATAGAGGGTCCTTGATCTTTGCCAGATGTCTGACTTTGGAAAAAGGCTTCTTTCTCAAAACGATCCATTAACGTTTCAAACACTTCTTGGGATATAGAAGTCACACCCTCAGTGCACCTTTTATCATTAACAATTTCAAGCCATGCATGATCCTGAAAGAAATTTAACATTAAGACTTGAGAACAAAATATACTTCAAATTCATTATGTCTATactgaaataaagacaaaaaaaataaatctttataaacGTGAGCATATCACAGTGGATTACTTCTGATGCCAGCATTGAAAGGGTTAAAGCTGATGAAATATCAAGTGTTCCACAGAACATAAGCTTTCTTTGGTCAAAATCATGAAAGCAGTAgctaaattttaataaatgaatatgATCAGCCCTTCCAAAAAATTTATATGTTCTAGATTTTAATGGTTCACATTTCTTATAAAATCCTCTGAAATTTTCTATAGACGTAAACcaatacttaaaaatattttaccgaTTTAAACAGCATACATAAATTTACCTCTTCATCCATGTCATATTCCACTTCCTCATCTAGTTCATCTAAAGACTTCTCTATGTAACGGTAATAGGACGATGGTCTTGGTGGGATACCATTTGGCTTGATGTAGTCATCAAGAACTTTCACCTGAGCCTCTGGCAACTTAATAGGCTGATTAGTTGTAGCTATATTTTCTTTTCGCACCTTGCCATTCGCTTTGCCATTTGCTTTTCCATTTTCAGCTCCTCTAGTTGATTTCTGAGGACTCTTTTcagccttttcttctttttcagtgttgtccTGGTTGTCAATTTCATCCTGAGAAATTATCTCCAATGGTTCATAAATATCAATCCGATGCAGTCGACCCTCCAAACTGATCTCAACAAGACGCTGGGAGTCTGCATAAGAAAGAGATTCCCGTCCAGGAGATCGAAAAAATTCTGGTGGTGTTGGGGACCGTCTTGCTTGCCTGTGGTGCCATTTTccacctttctttttgttcGGCTTGCTTCCTGAGCGTGCAGTTTGAACTGGTGAATCTGGACTGTCATGATCAAAATTGTACATGTGAAACTGAATGCCTGAGAAGCTTTTGTAAACTTTCCCACAATTACGAATAGGACACTCATAGGGTGGTTTTGTGGCACGCAGATtctgacaaaatgttttcacatcAAAATCCAGCACCATGGCTGCAACTTTCAAGTCATCAACAGCTTATGGATACCAAAGATATCAatctgcagacaaaaaaaaaaaataggtgcATTTAACATATCTAGCAGAAGATGGTGCTCATAGAGGTAACAGTTTCATAAGCCTCTGCAACAAAACCACtgataaataatttcttaatcTATGTCTTTCCACTCTgattttaaatcaaaaatacaaaaatgatgaTTATTGAAACTATCTGTGCAAATATCTATCAACTTATTTCCAACTACAAAaagctgaatattttttaaaatcacatatTTACCACGTATCAGTGTCAACAGCTGTCTAAGACTAAATAAATTATGGTAATATTTCTGCTAAAAGGAAACTGAAGTATAGTTCCCCAATCCTAAATATGGTCTCAAATAAAAAGggcagtaaacaagaaaacaaggacAGGAAATGATTAAGGCCACCACACATTAAACCACAATGTTTTCagagttcttttaaaaatttgaagcatgctttatttaaaaatatgcctTCCAGACATATGTCAAAAATAGGCATTTCAAGGCTGCTCTCTCTACTGCTTCTTGTAATAGTATTACAACATGTATAGCTCAAAAGATTAGTGACAAGTCAACAACAGCTTCTGTTCTCTCGCTGTTACTATTTACAAGTAGTgctactgtacttatgtttgtttacaagcGTTTAGCATTTTTTCATCTCAGTGCTGCCCTCTCAACTATTATTTGTAATAGTCTTGCAATACGTACAGCtcaaaataatagtaatacgCCAACAGCCTCTGTTCTCGGGTTGTTACTATTTACTACTAGTAGTGCTCCTGTACTCGTGTTTACAAGCATTTAGtaggcttttttttctttttaataatgatTCATGATGCATATATCCCAAAGTGTTCATCGTGCTCACTAATCCGAGTCTTTCGTAAATCTGTATATTAAAAGGAAAGCCACGACATCTGTATACCACGTTTCAAACAcgacataaacaaacatcctGAAACAGGAAGCAAAGGGCCTTCATTAAAATATCCAACATGGCGGCTGTCATGGCTTCCTATACAAGAGCTAATAGGCTTTTTACGTTAACCGAACATTCAGTACCCTAGACGACAGCCAAATAAACTCCGTCAACTATGCCAGATAAAGATATCTATCTTTTAGGATAACACACTATCGCATCAATAAATGAACATTAAGTATCTATCTacgtttatattttttcagatcCTCACGATTTGAATAAACACATTCCGTTTGACTCTACCCTAGACAAAGACGCGAAATTCTTACATTAAAGACACCACAAAACCTTACCTGTTTATAAGATAATGAAATATACGTTTCACTGGTGACGATACGAAAGCTCATCACATGGTGCTGACATCAATAAATTAGTTAttcaacaaacaataataagttGTAGTTTCCACGCAATCGCAGCGTCCTCTCGCCGCGAACGCAAGTACGCATgcgcaataaaaaaaatttcgcaTCATAAGTTCCGGGCGGGAAACAgatgtcgtctgctcgatgttCTAAACCCATCAAAATTACTTTCCTTGCAGACGGTACTAAACGTTTTCTTCAATGTTTTCCGTGGCTAGTAGtgcagttagaatttctatatcaaatgtgaatgtttgtgcagcttatatattttaagatacTGACTTTTCATACAATTTGTTATAGCGTTCTAAGCAATACTAAAAAAGGTATGGCGAGTAAAGATAACGAGCGATGGAGATTTACTTGTATAATCAAATGTTTAGCATTAGCCATTTTCTGATACTCTTCGACTTATCATCGAGACGTGAAGAGGtatgaaaatactttttgtttttacatcactCAAATGGCAATTAATAACATTCCCTTAAATTTAGTATCGATGGCATTTACGACGTCAACCATCACCATTCACTGACGTATATAGGAGATAGATCGAGATCGTGCACGCttaaatacaaacatgtacTCGTAGTAATGTGTTGATCGttaattgtatttttagttAAGTCTCATTGACTTTGCAATTAGATGTACGCGTTTAAGTATCCTCTCGATCCCTTCCTCACATTACTTCCCGCAATACTCGGTGTTTGCATGTCCTTGTGTACGCGCACGTGTACGTTTATGTCATCATAAGCAATCAAAACTCCAGGTTTTGCTCTGTGACACCTGTATGTGTGACTAGCCCAAATCACCCT
Protein-coding regions in this window:
- the LOC112571590 gene encoding peregrin-like isoform X2, which produces MVLDFDVKTFCQNLRATKPPYECPIRNCGKVYKSFSGIQFHMYNFDHDSPDSPVQTARSGSKPNKKKGGKWHHRQARRSPTPPEFFRSPGRESLSYADSQRLVEISLEGRLHRIDIYEPLEIISQDEIDNQDNTEKEEKAEKSPQKSTRGAENGKANGKANGKVRKENIATTNQPIKLPEAQVKVLDDYIKPNGIPPRPSSYYRYIEKSLDELDEEVEYDMDEEDHAWLEIVNDKRCTEGVTSISQEVFETLMDRFEKEAFFQSQTSGKDQGPSIDEDAVCSICMDGECQNSNVILFCDMCNLAVHQECYGVPYIPEGQWLCRRCLQSPSRAVDCCLCPNKGGAFKQTDDGRWSHVVCALWVPEVGFANTVFLEPIDSLERIPPARKKLTCYICKQRGSGACIQCHKTNCYTAFHVTCAQQAGLFMKIEAIKEPGPSGVAAGVRKTAFCDVHTPANSDWTPMLADDDSPTNSISAKEAKAKSRIKMRKARKILAEKRNAVPVVSIPIIPQQRLTKIAAMVSIPKRDQFLKRLLSYWTLKRQSRFGVPLLRRLQSNHMTRNRDHMKNDKQSNALREQLKYWQRLRQDLEKARLLVELIRKREKLKREQLRLHQMALELQLQPFTLLLRQTLDQLQEKDTESIFAEPVSLEEVPDYLDYIKTPMDFSSMRAKVDGHEYRSLDDFHDDFELIVNNCITYNSKDTMFYKAALKLKEQGGTIIRAAKKLAERVGFDMETGLHLPHPPQKDEAENLEDFASFMHDVRQSLPLEEQLQTLLDKMEMANTQLTGGQRAKFAKNIRKQIMQVRRKLSMQKRKMEAADSKSPDAASTGTDSEGQDESPQSETNHVSTEASATTSKEKMPSPLMKTPVRAGGRGVGRGRGRGRMASRSESESEPPKVIAHERGISADTTKLGAAGQPEEVKNAGVSHTPSPAGVNRRTAVLLNSKKAARSAPASSSLSTAHAEAPSSPQPTPRKPGRPPKNKGQHSQHPHVEIVEPRSPESIQSSGPASPLGPFLSGRKRSASLGHSSETETRPSPPKRALSLNDSALGAIGDGPDGPDLANRDSFKTYRIRNIRSSSESDSTSELSSGDESESSTGSSSNQSPSARQRRSPSVDYDDLITLEPLDLVWAKCRGYPWYPALIINPKMPKTGYFHNGVPIPVPPDHVLELQRKYDETVYLVLFFDTKRTWQWLPRQKLEPLGVNSDLDKSKLMENKKPNVRKAVQKAYEKAIIHRCKVNGEPNPLSGDSSSEG
- the LOC112571590 gene encoding peregrin-like isoform X1, with protein sequence MVLDFDVKTFCQNLRATKPPYECPIRNCGKVYKSFSGIQFHMYNFDHDSPDSPVQTARSGSKPNKKKGGKWHHRQARRSPTPPEFFRSPGRESLSYADSQRLVEISLEGRLHRIDIYEPLEIISQDEIDNQDNTEKEEKAEKSPQKSTRGAENGKANGKANGKVRKENIATTNQPIKLPEAQVKVLDDYIKPNGIPPRPSSYYRYIEKSLDELDEEVEYDMDEEDHAWLEIVNDKRCTEGVTSISQEVFETLMDRFEKEAFFQSQTSGKDQGPSIDEDAVCSICMDGECQNSNVILFCDMCNLAVHQECYGVPYIPEGQWLCRRCLQSPSRAVDCCLCPNKGGAFKQTDDGRWSHVVCALWVPEVGFANTVFLEPIDSLERIPPARKKLTCYICKQRGSGACIQCHKTNCYTAFHVTCAQQAGLFMKIEAIKEPGPSGVAAGVRKTAFCDVHTPANSDWTPMLADDDSPTNSISAKEAKAKSRIKMRKARKILAEKRNAVPVVSIPIIPQQRLTKIAAMVSIPKRDQFLKRLLSYWTLKRQSRFGVPLLRRLQSNHMTRNRDHMKNDKQSNALREQLKYWQRLRQDLEKARLLVELIRKREKLKREQLRLHQMALELQLQPFTLLLRQTLDQLQEKDTESIFAEPVSLEEVPDYLDYIKTPMDFSSMRAKVDGHEYRSLDDFHDDFELIVNNCITYNSKDTMFYKAALKLKEQGGTIIRAAKKLAERVGFDMETGLHLPHPPQKDEAENLEDFASFMHDVRQSLPLEEQLQTLLDKMEMANTQLTGGQRAKFAKNIRKQIMQVRRKLSMQKRKMEAADSKSPDAASTGTDSEGQDESPQSETNHVSTEASATTSKEKMPSPLMKTPVRAGGRGVGRGRGRGRMASRSESESEPPKVIAHERGISADTTKLGAAGQPEEVKNAGVSHTPSPAGVNRRTAVLLNSKKAARSAPASSSLSTAHAEAPSSPQPTPRKPGRPPKNKGQHSQHPHVEIVEPRSPESIQSSGPASPLGPFLSGRKRSASLGHSSETETRPSPPKRALSLNDSALGAIGDGPDGPDLANRDSFKTYRIRNIRSSSESDSTSELSSGDESESSTGSSSNQSPSDANSEATDVTTNGQLELEAQEDGLDIGPCSSPGVASPASAYAPSPDENSPARQRRSPSVDYDDLITLEPLDLVWAKCRGYPWYPALIINPKMPKTGYFHNGVPIPVPPDHVLELQRKYDETVYLVLFFDTKRTWQWLPRQKLEPLGVNSDLDKSKLMENKKPNVRKAVQKAYEKAIIHRCKVNGEPNPLSGDSSSEG